In Streptomyces nojiriensis, one genomic interval encodes:
- a CDS encoding LysR family transcriptional regulator, whose translation MHGLDPRLLATLEAVVRHGSFSAAARELGYSAPAVSQQIAELERRAGLRVLERRPVRVTPAGEVLLGAEQGVRSTLAAASVELGAMRAGTAGRIRLGAFASAATGIVPQALARLHAAYPHVQVSLSQLEPEAGYNRLKRGDMDLALSYDYDFIPVPPPRMLRRTLVARDPVVAVVPARHRLADREVIDLASLASETWIAAPEAALRLELLSQMANTPGFQARLQYEGDDFNTVLGFVAAGLCVAVMPRLALPRTHTQVVARPLAEPQLTRFIYAVRIDTRHAPRVVLDLEEMLAAQALAALA comes from the coding sequence GTGCACGGACTCGACCCCCGCCTGCTCGCCACCCTCGAAGCCGTCGTGCGGCACGGCTCCTTCAGCGCCGCCGCACGCGAACTCGGTTACAGCGCGCCCGCCGTCTCCCAGCAGATCGCCGAACTCGAACGCCGCGCCGGCCTCAGGGTGCTGGAGCGGCGACCCGTTCGCGTCACACCGGCCGGCGAAGTCCTCCTCGGCGCGGAGCAGGGCGTCCGCAGCACGCTGGCGGCGGCGTCGGTCGAACTCGGCGCCATGCGCGCCGGGACGGCCGGACGGATCCGGCTCGGCGCCTTCGCCTCGGCCGCCACCGGCATCGTTCCGCAGGCGCTGGCCCGACTCCACGCGGCCTACCCCCACGTGCAGGTCAGCCTCAGCCAACTGGAGCCCGAAGCCGGCTACAACCGGCTCAAGCGGGGGGACATGGACCTGGCGCTCAGCTACGACTACGACTTCATCCCCGTCCCGCCGCCGCGGATGCTGCGCCGGACGCTGGTCGCACGGGATCCGGTGGTGGCCGTCGTCCCGGCGCGCCACCGCCTGGCCGACCGGGAGGTCATCGACCTGGCCAGCCTCGCCTCCGAGACGTGGATCGCCGCTCCGGAGGCCGCGCTGCGCCTGGAACTGCTCTCGCAGATGGCCAACACGCCCGGCTTCCAAGCCCGCCTGCAATACGAGGGGGACGACTTCAACACCGTGCTGGGGTTCGTGGCCGCGGGCCTGTGCGTGGCCGTCATGCCGCGACTCGCCCTGCCCCGCACCCACACCCAGGTGGTGGCCCGCCCCTTGGCCGAGCCGCAGCTGACGCGCTTCATCTACGCCGTCCGCATCGACACCCGGCACGCCCCGCGCGTCGTCCTGGACCTGGAGGAGATGCTCGCCGCCCAGGCGTTGGCCGCGCTCGCGTAA